A single region of the Chelonia mydas isolate rCheMyd1 chromosome 4, rCheMyd1.pri.v2, whole genome shotgun sequence genome encodes:
- the NKX6-1 gene encoding homeobox protein Nkx-6.1, with the protein MLAVGQMDGSPRQSAFLLGSPPLAALHSMAEMKTPLYPAYPLPAGPASSSSSSASASPSPPLGSPNPAGLKPPALASPPQQLSAATPHGINDILSRPSVPLAGAALASASPSGSSSSPAGLLAGLPRFSSLSPPPPPPGLYFSPSAAAVAVGRYPKPLAELPGRTPIFWPGVMQSPPWRDARLACTPHQGSILLDKDGKRKHTRPTFSGQQIFALEKTFEQTKYLAGPERARLAYSLGMTESQVKVWFQNRRTKWRKKHAAEMATAKKKQDSETERLKGASENEEEDDDYNKPLDPNSDDEKITQLLKKHKSSSSSLLLHTSENESSS; encoded by the exons ATGCTGGCGGTGGGGCAGATGGACGGCAGCCCCCGGCAGAGCGCCTTCCTGCTCGGCAGCCCGCCCCTGGCCGCCCTGCACAGCATGGCCGAGATGAAGACCCCGCTGTACCCGGCGTACCCGCTGCCCGCCGGgccggcctcctcctcctcctcctccgcctcggCCTCCCCGTCCCCGCCGCTGGGCTCCCCCAACCCGGCCGGCCTCAAGCCGCCGGCCCTGGCCAGCCCCCCGCAGCAGCTCTCGGCCGCCACCCCGCACGGCATCAACGACATCCTGAGCCGGCCCTCCGTGCCCCTGGCCGGGGCCGCCCTGGCCTCCGCGTCGCCCTCCGGCTCCTCCTCGTCCCCCGCCGGCCTCCTGGCCGGCCTGCCCCGCTTCAGCAGCCTcagccccccgccgccgccccccggGCTCTACTTCAGCCCCAGCGCCGCCGCCGTGGCCGTGGGCCGCTACCCCAAGCCCCTGGCCGAGCTGCCCGGCCGGACCCCGATCTTCTGGCCCGGGGTGATGCAGAGTCCGCCCTGGAGAGACGCGCGCCTCGCCTGCACCCCCC ATCAAGGTTCAATTTTGCTGGATAAAGACGGAAAGAGAAAACATACAAGACCCACTTTTTCTGGCCAGCAGATTTTCGCCCTGGAAAAGACTTTTGAGCAGACCAAATATTTAGCAGGACCAGAGAGAGCCAGGCTAGCCTATTCACTGGGGATGACAGAGAGTCAAGTCAAG GTTTGGTTCCAGAACCGGCGCACCAAGTGGCGGAAGAAGCATGCGGCCGAGATGGCCACGGCTAAGAAGAAGCAGGACTCGGAGACCGAGAGGCTGAAGGGGGCCTCGGAGAACGAGGAGGAGGACGATGACTACAACAAGCCTCTGGACCCTAACTCGGACGACGAGAAAATCACCCAGCTGCTGAAGAAACACAAGtcgagcagcagcagcttgctcCTGCACACATCTGAGAACGAGAGTTCCTCTTAA